The window CGCCGCCACCCACGCCCTGGGCTGCCGCATCCCCTCGCCGTACATCATCCTGTCGTTCGTCGGCCTCTACGTCGTGCCCGACCTGGGGCTCACGGAACTCGGACTGATCGACACCGCGTCGCAGTCCTTCGTCGACGTGCTGCTGCCGGGAGCCGTCGACCGGTGCGGCTCGTGAGGGCCCTCGACCGGCGGCGGTGGGTGCTCACCGCTGCGGTCGTCGTCTCGATCATCCTGATCGCCGGTGCGCTGATCGTGTTCGCCGGAGCCGACCCGCTGCTCGGCCTGCAGGGACTCGTCGACGGGGTCTCGAGCTCGCCGTACCGCATCGGCGAGGTGCTCGTCGGGGCGGTGCCGATCGGGATCGTGGCGCTGACGCTCATCCCCGCGCTGCGGGCCGGCGTGTTCTCGGTCGGAGCCGAGGGGCAGATCGTGGTCGGAGCGATCTTCGCGACCGCCGCCGTGTTCGCCGTGAACCGGACGCTCGACGGCGCTGCCCCCGCCCTGCTGCTCTGGATCGCCGGCTTCGTCGCCGGTGCCGTCGGCGGCGGGCTGATGGCGCTGCTGCCAGCGTTCCTCGCGGTGCGCTGGCGGGTGAACGAGATCCTCAGCACCCTGCTGCTCAACTACCTCGCCGCCGGGTTCCTCGGCTGGACGCTCCGCACCTGGCTCGCCACCGACGCCGAGACCGCGACCCCGCAGAGCGACGAGCTGCCCGACGCCGCGAGCCTGCCGAGCCTCATCCCCGGCACCCGGGCGCACTGGGGCATCCTGCTGGTCGTCGTGCTCGCGGTCGTGTTC of the Herbiconiux flava genome contains:
- a CDS encoding ABC transporter permease; its protein translation is MRALDRRRWVLTAAVVVSIILIAGALIVFAGADPLLGLQGLVDGVSSSPYRIGEVLVGAVPIGIVALTLIPALRAGVFSVGAEGQIVVGAIFATAAVFAVNRTLDGAAPALLLWIAGFVAGAVGGGLMALLPAFLAVRWRVNEILSTLLLNYLAAGFLGWTLRTWLATDAETATPQSDELPDAASLPSLIPGTRAHWGILLVVVLAVVFLVWQRSAASTRLSVFASRPKLALRLGATRSRTVYSTMLVSGLGAGVVGWIQVAGVNDRLLSSVSGGVGFSGIAVALLGALAPIGIVAAALFFSALTAGAVGMQSATGTVPSSIAEVIKGVLLMGVACIAAYQRRPAAVVAPAEPVVADAPDGPDAPGPIATAEAEEARA